A DNA window from Jaculus jaculus isolate mJacJac1 chromosome 1, mJacJac1.mat.Y.cur, whole genome shotgun sequence contains the following coding sequences:
- the LOC101597002 gene encoding dehydrogenase/reductase SDR family member 4-like, whose amino-acid sequence MQKARPLLGHCALPWKSVRMASSGVTRQSPLANKVALVTASTEGIGFAIARRLAEDGAYVVISSRKQQNVDRAVATLKGEGLSVTGTVCHVGKAEDRERLVTMAVNLHGGIDFLVSNAAVNPFFGNLMDVIEEVWDKVLNINVKATAMLTKAVVSEMEKRGGGSVVIVASIGAFTPLPGLGPYNVSKTALLGLTKNLALELASKNIRVNCLAPGLIRTRFSSMLWMDKAREDSIKEMMHIRRIGKPEECAGIVSFMCSEGASYITGETVVVGGGTPARL is encoded by the coding sequence ATGCAGAAGGCGAGACCGCTGCTAGGCCACTGTGCACTCCCGTGGAAGTCGGTGAGGATGGCCAGCTCCGGGGTAACCCGCCAGAGCCCCCTAGCCAATAAGGTGGCCCTGGTGACGGCCTCGACCGAAGGGATTGGCTTTGCCATAGCCCGACGTCTGGCTGAGGATGGGGCCTATGTGGTCATTAGCAGCCGGAAGCAGCAGAACGTGGACCGTGCTGTGGCCACTCTGAAGGGGGAGGGGCTGAGTGTGACAGGCACTGTGTGTCATGTGGGCAAAGCCGAGGACCGGGAACGGCTGGTGACCATGGCTGTGAACCTTCATGGAGGTATTGACTTCCTGGTCTCCAATGCTGCTGTCAACCCTTTCTTTGGAAACTTAATGGATGTCATCGAGGAGGTATGGGACAAGGTTCTGAACATTAATGTGAAAGCCACAGCCATGCTGACAAAGGCAGTGGTGTCCGAGATGGAGAAACGAGGAGGCGGCTCAGTGGTGATTGTGGCCTCCATAGGAGCCTTCACTCCACTTCCAGGTCTGGGCCCTTACAATGTCAGTAAAACAGCTTTATTGGGCCTTACCAAGAACTTGGCCTTAGAACTGGCCTCAAAAAACATTAGAGTAAACTGTTTGGCGCCTGGACTCATCCGGACTCGTTTCAGCAGTATGTTGTGGATGGACAAAGCACGAGAGGACAGCATCAAAGAAATGATGCACATTAGAAGGATAGGCAAGCCGGAGGAGTGTGCCGGTATCGTTTCTTTCATGTGTTCTGAAGGTGCCAGCTACATCACTGGAGAGACAGTAGTGGTGGGGGGAGGAACCCCTGCGCGCCTCTGA